The following are encoded together in the Oncorhynchus gorbuscha isolate QuinsamMale2020 ecotype Even-year linkage group LG03, OgorEven_v1.0, whole genome shotgun sequence genome:
- the LOC124031666 gene encoding 14-3-3 protein beta/alpha-2-like — protein sequence MDKNDLVQKAKLAEQAERYDDMAGAMKSVTEQGGELSNEERNLLSVAYKNVVGARRSSWRVISSIEQKTEGNEKKQAMAKEYREKIETELQDICNDVLGLLDKYLIANATAAESKVFYLKMKGDYYRYLSEVAAGDAKKTTVDNSQQAYQDAFDISKKEMQPTHPIRLGLALNFSVFYYEILNNPEKACTLAKTAFDEAIAELDTLNEDSYKDSTLIMQLLRDNLTLWTSENQGDEGETGEGEN from the exons ATGGACAAGAACGACCTGGTACAAAAGGCCAAGCTCGCTGAGCAGGCTGAGCGCTATGACGATATGGCTGGGGCCATGAAGTCTGTGACGGAGCAGGGTGGGGAGCTCTCCAATGAGGAGCGCAACCTGCTGTCAGTGGCCTACAAGAACGTTGTGGGGGCACGGCGCTCATCCTGGCGGGTCATCTCCAGCATTGAGCAAAAGACAGAGGGCAATGAGAAGAAGCAAGCCATGGCCAAGGAGTACCGGGAGAAGATTGAAACCGAGCTGCAGGACATCTGCAACGATGTGCTG GGACTTCTTGACAAGTACCTGATTGCCAATGCAACTGCAGCTGAGAGCAAGGTGTTCTACCTGAAAATGAAAGGCGATTATTATAGATACCTGTCTGAGGTAGCAGCTGGGGATGCAAAAAAGA CCACAGTGGATAATTCCCAGCAGGCATACCAGGATGCTTTCGACATCAGCAAGAAGGAGATGCAGCCAACACACCCCATCAGGCTCGGCCTGGCCCTCAACTTCTCTGTCTTTTACTATGAAATCCTCAACAACCCTGAGAAGGCCTGCACCTTGGCCAAGACG GCATTTGATGAAGCCATCGCTGAACTCGACACCTTAAATGAGGATTCCTACAAAGACAGCACTTTGATCATGCAACTACTAAGGGACAACCTGACT cTGTGGACATCGGAAAAccagggagatgagggagagaccGGAGAAGGGGAAAACTAA